In one window of Lynx canadensis isolate LIC74 chromosome B3, mLynCan4.pri.v2, whole genome shotgun sequence DNA:
- the LOC115515989 gene encoding LOW QUALITY PROTEIN: G2/mitotic-specific cyclin-B1-like (The sequence of the model RefSeq protein was modified relative to this genomic sequence to represent the inferred CDS: inserted 2 bases in 1 codon; substituted 1 base at 1 genomic stop codon): MLGNKVSEQPQAKLPLKKEAKTLAPGKVIAKKISKXFKAPEPVSVPVPQPEPEHEPVKEEKLSPEPILVDTPSPSPVETSGCAPAEEYLCQALSDVILTVNDVDAENGADPNLCSEYVKDIYAYLRQLEEEQAVRPKYLLGREVTGNMRAILIDWLVQVQMKFRLLQETMYMTVSLIDRLMQNNCVPKKMMXLVGVTAMFIASKYEEMYPPEIGNFAFVTDDSYTKHQIRQMEMKILRSLHFGLGRPLPLHFLRRASKIGEVGVEQHTLAKYLMELTMLDYDMVHFPPSQIAAGTFCLALKILDNGEWTPT; the protein is encoded by the exons ATGCTTGGTAACAAAGTCAGTGAACAGCCACAAGCCAAATTGCCtctgaaaaaggaagcaaaaacttTGGCTCCTGGAAAAGTTATTgctaaaaaaatatcaaa cttcAAAGCACCTGAGCCTGTGTCTGTACCTGTGCCCCAACCAGAGCCAGAACATGAGcctgttaaagaagaaaaactttctcCGGAGCCTATTTTGGTTGATACTCCATCTCCAAGCCCAGTGGAAACATCTGGATGTGCTCCTGCAGAAGAAtatctgtgtcaggctctctctgATGTAATTCTTACAGTGAATGATGTGGATGCAGAAAATGGAGCTGATCCAAACCTTTGTAGTGAATATGTGAAAGATATTTATGCTTATCTGAGACAACTTGAGGAAGAGCAAGCAGTAAGACCAAAATACCTACTGGGTCGTGAAGTCACTGGAAACATGAGAGCCATCCTAATTGACTGGCTAGTGCAGGTTCAAATGAAATTCAGGTTACTGCAGGAGACCATGTACATGACTGTTTCCCTTATTGATCGGCTCATGCAGAATAATTGTGTACCCAAGAAGATGATGTAGCTGGTTGGTGTCACTGCCATGTTTATTGCAAGTAAATACGAAGAAATGTACCCTCCAGAAATTGGTAACTTTGCCTTTGTGACTGACGACTCTTACACCAAGCACCAAATCAGACAGATGGAAATGAAGATTCTAAGATCTTTACATTTTGGTCTGGGCCGCCCTCTACCCCTGCACTTCCTTCGGAGAGCATCTAAGATTGGAGAGGTTGGTGTTGAGCAACATACTTTGGCCAAATACCTGATGGAACTAACTATGCTGGATTACGATATGGTACACTTTCCTCCTTCTCAGATTGCGGCAGGAACTTTTTGCCTGGCACTAAAAATTCTCGACAATGGTGAATGGACACCAACTTGA
- the LOC115515986 gene encoding E3 ubiquitin-protein ligase RNF4-like, translated as MNTRMCCSSMVNSRQTREFRTAGEGGPTPEMVLETELIDLRESDEIVDLTCESLEPAVIDLTCHDSVVITEERRRPRGNKRSLQRQTGNSVVSSDKEELRRNRDVYVTNRTSHNALEEEVLSCTLPGYIRCRICMDGYSEIELSRRHVYSTECGHIFCSCCLCTSLKYSKNCPVCLKKISCHQYHRIYI; from the coding sequence ATGAATACAAGAATGTGCTGCAGTAGCATGGTGAATTCCAGACAAACCCGAGAATTCCGTACAGCTGGGGAAGGAGGCCCTACTCCTGAGATGGTCTTAGAAACAGAACTGATAGATCTCAGGGAAAGTGATGAAATAGTTGACCTCACCTGTGAATCCCTAGAACCTGCAGTGATTGACCTAACTTGCCACGACTCTGTTGTGATTACTGAAGAAAGGAGGAGGCCAAGAGGAAACAAAAGGTCACTCCAAAGGCAAACTGGCAACTCTGTGGTGAGCAGTGATAAGGAGGAGCTGAGGAGAAACAGAGATGTGTATGTGACCAACAGGACCTCCCATAATGCCCTGGAAGAAGAAGTTTTAAGTTGCACACTACCTGGTTATATCCGGTGTCGAATTTGTATGGACGGGTACTCGGAGATTGAACTGAGTAGGCGACATGTTTACTCTACAGAATGTGGCCACATCTTCTGTAGTTGCTGCCTCTGCACTTCCcttaaatatagtaaaaattgcccagtttgtttgaaaaaaatcagcTGTCATCAGTACCACCGTATTTATATATGA